In Candidatus Defluviilinea proxima, a single genomic region encodes these proteins:
- a CDS encoding LOG family protein: MNITVFGGAQPKEGEQAYTEALELGRLLAQRGHTVLTGGYIGTMEAVSRGASEAGGHVVGVTCEDIEAWRGVRPNPWVKEERRYKTLNERLQALIDGCDAALVLPGGAGTLTEVALMWNLMIVESRHRSPLILIGSGWQSTFDQFFKDFDEYTSTSQKNLLSFAEDVQTAVNALESYQV; encoded by the coding sequence ATGAACATCACTGTATTTGGCGGCGCACAACCCAAAGAAGGCGAACAAGCCTACACCGAAGCATTAGAACTCGGCAGGCTGTTAGCCCAACGCGGACATACCGTGTTGACCGGCGGCTACATCGGCACGATGGAAGCGGTCTCTCGCGGTGCCAGTGAAGCAGGTGGACACGTAGTCGGCGTCACATGCGAAGACATCGAAGCGTGGAGAGGCGTTCGTCCAAATCCATGGGTGAAAGAGGAACGGCGGTATAAAACGCTGAATGAGCGGTTGCAGGCCCTGATCGACGGCTGTGATGCGGCTCTGGTCCTGCCCGGTGGCGCAGGTACGTTGACCGAAGTCGCGTTGATGTGGAACCTGATGATCGTGGAGTCCCGTCACCGGAGCCCGCTGATACTGATCGGCAGTGGCTGGCAGTCCACGTTCGATCAGTTCTTCAAAGATTTTGACGAATACACATCCACAAGCCAGAAAAATCTACTGAGCTTCGCGGAAGATGTGCAAACTGCCGTAAATGCGTTAGAAAGTTATCAGGTTTGA
- a CDS encoding proline--tRNA ligase, whose product MAEDKLTTRAEDFSEWYNQLVLKADLADYAPVRGCMVVKPYGWALWENCMAALDKEFKATGHVNAAFPMLIPLAFFEKEKEHVEGFAPELAVVTHGGGSELEEKLVVRPTSETIIGHMYSRWVKSWRDLPILINQWGSVLRWELRTKLFLRTAEFYWQEGHTAHANAEEAKEEMYRILDIYYNFAVNEAALPLFKGTKSDTERFAGAQITTSIEGMMQDKRALQSATSHYFGTNFAKAFEIQFLNKDNTLQYAETTSWGLSTRIIGAIIMTHGDDQGLVLPPRLAPIQAVIVPIFKKEEEKTKVMEVADRIFMELKAAGIRVKMDDRDNVSSGFKFNDWEMRGVPVRVEIGPKDVEKGSAALARRDKPGKEGKSFVPQTDLASTVSGLLVEIQDSLLKRATEYRDANIREPKDYEDLKRIVADGWAFSYWCESKECEAKVKEDTKATTRNIPFDQPEGEGTCVVCGKPSKRKVYFAKAY is encoded by the coding sequence ATGGCTGAAGATAAATTAACCACCCGTGCAGAAGATTTTTCAGAATGGTACAACCAACTCGTTCTCAAGGCAGACCTTGCCGACTACGCCCCCGTACGCGGCTGTATGGTCGTCAAGCCTTATGGCTGGGCACTATGGGAAAACTGTATGGCTGCGCTCGATAAGGAATTCAAAGCGACAGGTCACGTCAACGCGGCGTTTCCCATGCTCATCCCCCTTGCATTCTTTGAAAAAGAAAAAGAGCATGTAGAAGGCTTTGCGCCCGAACTTGCAGTTGTCACGCATGGTGGAGGTTCTGAACTCGAAGAGAAATTGGTCGTTCGTCCCACATCTGAAACGATCATCGGACACATGTATTCCAGATGGGTCAAATCCTGGCGCGATCTTCCCATCCTGATTAACCAATGGGGCTCCGTGCTCCGCTGGGAATTGCGGACAAAACTATTCCTGCGCACAGCCGAGTTCTACTGGCAGGAAGGTCACACCGCCCATGCAAACGCTGAAGAAGCCAAAGAAGAGATGTATCGCATTCTCGACATCTACTACAACTTTGCGGTCAATGAAGCGGCATTGCCTCTGTTCAAAGGCACCAAGAGCGACACCGAACGTTTTGCGGGTGCACAGATCACCACATCGATTGAAGGCATGATGCAGGATAAACGTGCCTTGCAATCTGCTACATCTCACTACTTCGGCACCAACTTTGCGAAGGCATTCGAAATTCAATTCCTCAACAAAGACAACACCCTGCAATATGCCGAGACCACCTCATGGGGTCTTTCCACCCGCATCATTGGTGCCATCATCATGACTCACGGTGACGATCAGGGACTTGTACTACCTCCACGCCTTGCGCCCATTCAAGCGGTCATCGTTCCCATCTTCAAAAAAGAAGAGGAAAAGACCAAAGTGATGGAAGTAGCCGACCGCATCTTCATGGAACTCAAAGCCGCTGGCATCCGCGTCAAAATGGATGACCGCGACAACGTCAGTTCTGGATTCAAATTCAACGATTGGGAGATGCGAGGCGTCCCCGTCCGCGTGGAGATCGGTCCCAAGGATGTTGAAAAAGGATCTGCAGCACTCGCCCGCCGCGACAAACCCGGCAAAGAAGGTAAATCCTTCGTCCCACAAACGGATCTCGCTTCGACCGTGAGCGGACTCCTCGTCGAAATACAGGATTCACTCCTCAAGCGCGCCACCGAATACCGTGACGCCAATATCCGCGAACCCAAAGATTACGAAGACCTCAAAAGAATCGTCGCTGACGGTTGGGCATTTTCCTATTGGTGTGAATCAAAGGAATGTGAAGCCAAGGTCAAAGAAGACACCAAAGCCACCACACGCAACATTCCATTCGATCAACCCGAAGGTGAAGGGACTTGTGTCGTCTGCGGCAAACCTTCCAAGCGCAAAGTGTATTTTGCGAAAGCATATTGA
- a CDS encoding DNA alkylation repair protein, with the protein MPAIDLARLKKQTAHLADIFDQPSEFLREHREILDYYVNRTLRSQGVAPSSVLPTYRTPPVVLRQIETELGPVAAKKPIQALELADALWDEGWLETRLLAAFLLGRIPPQEERLLARLTAWTQQVRDPSVRVALLTTSLTRLRNETPDLFLILVREWLHPARQRLWSNGIEALVPSSTHQTFTTSRPFSILSNLLLKHRPPLCKLTCRNSSRRYTMHLRMKLYSS; encoded by the coding sequence ATGCCTGCCATAGATCTCGCCCGCCTCAAAAAACAGACAGCCCATCTGGCCGATATCTTCGACCAGCCATCCGAATTTCTGCGTGAACACCGCGAAATATTGGATTACTACGTCAACCGCACACTGCGCAGTCAGGGCGTGGCGCCATCTTCTGTTCTTCCCACGTATCGCACGCCTCCTGTTGTGCTCCGCCAAATTGAAACGGAATTAGGTCCGGTTGCGGCGAAAAAGCCCATCCAAGCTCTTGAACTTGCCGATGCTCTTTGGGATGAAGGCTGGCTCGAAACTCGTTTGCTGGCGGCCTTCCTGCTCGGACGCATCCCCCCACAAGAGGAACGCTTGCTCGCGCGCCTCACAGCTTGGACACAACAAGTCCGCGACCCAAGTGTGCGTGTTGCATTGCTCACCACCAGCCTCACCCGTCTACGCAACGAAACACCAGACCTATTCCTGATCCTTGTCAGAGAATGGCTTCATCCCGCACGCCAACGCTTGTGGTCCAACGGAATTGAAGCGCTCGTCCCCTCATCAACACACCAGACTTTCACAACCTCCCGCCCATTCTCGATATTGTCGAACCTATTATTAAAGCATCGCCCGCCTCTTTGCAAACTGACCTGCAGGAACTCATCACGGCGCTATACAATGCATCTCCGGATGAAACTATATTCTTCCTGA
- a CDS encoding FAD-binding oxidoreductase — MHQKNYWYTTTAAMPEDKNTITPLPQKVDVAVIGGGYTGLSAARTLAQQGVNVIVLEAESIGWGASSRNGGMTLTGLKPSMHTVIKKYGRDLAKQLFQCSLDSVSAVEQIVKEENIDCGFARTGHLLAANKPQHYEALKQEVEFMAKEFNHNVKVVPPNELRSEIGSDVYHGGMVDEVSGGLNPAQYVAGLAGAAEKAGARLHAWARVTKLGRGETRFFIQTERGSLQADSVFIGTSGYTGSITKKLQKKIIPVGSFIIATEKLSDELAHELSPKNRMIFDYKHYLNYFRLWDNRMIFGGRAAFFPETENTLQQSAEILRREMIQVYPQLKDVKVEYVWGGTLDFAFDMMTHVGEDNGLYYALGYAGHGVAMATYLGKTVAEAMVKGNIKEHPFAQFDFPGAPLGLYGGSPWFLPFAGAWHKILDWVE, encoded by the coding sequence ATGCATCAAAAAAACTACTGGTATACCACCACTGCCGCAATGCCTGAGGATAAAAACACGATCACACCACTCCCCCAGAAAGTGGACGTGGCCGTCATCGGTGGTGGGTATACCGGCTTAAGCGCCGCACGGACGCTGGCACAACAAGGCGTGAATGTCATCGTGCTCGAGGCGGAGTCCATTGGCTGGGGCGCCAGTTCCCGTAACGGAGGTATGACACTGACCGGCCTGAAACCGTCGATGCATACGGTTATCAAAAAGTATGGGCGTGATCTTGCCAAACAACTCTTTCAATGCTCACTGGATTCAGTCAGCGCTGTTGAGCAGATCGTCAAAGAGGAAAACATTGATTGTGGTTTTGCACGCACGGGTCATTTGCTTGCGGCGAACAAACCTCAACACTACGAAGCGCTCAAACAGGAAGTTGAATTCATGGCAAAGGAGTTCAATCACAATGTCAAAGTTGTTCCGCCGAATGAATTGAGAAGCGAGATCGGCTCGGATGTGTATCATGGCGGAATGGTGGATGAGGTCAGTGGTGGGTTGAACCCAGCTCAGTATGTTGCGGGCCTTGCAGGTGCGGCAGAAAAGGCCGGGGCGAGGCTCCATGCTTGGGCACGAGTAACCAAGCTCGGGCGTGGTGAGACGCGGTTTTTCATCCAAACAGAAAGAGGCTCTTTACAGGCAGACTCTGTTTTTATAGGAACATCTGGGTATACGGGAAGTATCACAAAGAAATTGCAGAAGAAGATCATCCCTGTCGGCTCATTCATCATTGCAACGGAAAAGCTTTCGGATGAATTGGCACATGAACTCAGCCCAAAGAACCGCATGATCTTTGATTACAAACATTATCTGAACTATTTCAGGCTATGGGATAACCGTATGATCTTTGGCGGACGTGCGGCATTCTTCCCTGAGACAGAAAATACGCTTCAGCAAAGCGCTGAAATTTTGCGGCGCGAGATGATACAGGTGTATCCACAGTTAAAGGATGTAAAGGTTGAGTATGTTTGGGGCGGCACTCTTGATTTCGCCTTTGACATGATGACACATGTAGGCGAAGACAATGGTTTGTATTATGCGCTTGGGTACGCCGGTCACGGTGTTGCGATGGCAACCTATTTAGGGAAGACTGTTGCAGAGGCAATGGTCAAGGGAAATATCAAAGAGCACCCATTCGCACAATTCGACTTTCCCGGTGCGCCGTTGGGATTATATGGTGGCAGTCCGTGGTTCCTGCCATTTGCAGGAGCATGGCATAAAATTCTGGACTGGGTCGAATAA
- the acs gene encoding acetate--CoA ligase, translated as MMAKKEMEGEVYYPSEQVVSQANAKDWDTMAEQALKNPQAFWAAEADELEWYKKWDQVLDDSNKPFFKWFVGAKTNIVHNAIDRHLKTYRKNKLALIWESEDGKDHRTFSYFAMNREVSRMANIIKAMGVVKGDRVTIYMGRIPEIVFAMLACAKIGAIHSVVFGGFSVDALQGRIDDSQSKLVITMDRSFNNGKVVELKKTVDESLKHCPTVENVIVVKRVDENVPMEAGRDHWYHDLCALPIANGKCATEVMDAEDPLYILYTSGSTGKPKAILHTHGGYMVGTYTTLKYVFDLKDDDRWWCAADPGWVTGHSYIVYGPLLNGATSFMFEGGPTYPYPNRWWQCIERYGITVLYTAPTAIRGLMRFGEAWPNKHDLSSLRLLGSVGEPINPEAWKWYHRVIGKEKCPIMDTWWQTETGMFMITPTPTVPLKPGSGTRPFFGQEAEIVDEHGNPVPDGSEGYLVLKNPWPAMLRTIYGDPDRYVTQYWSKNPGKYTTGDSAKRDKDGYFWIIGRVDDVIKVSGHRLGTAEVESALVSHPAVAEAAAIGLPHELKGQGIHCFVLLRTGFTASADLAEELRQHVATHMGAIARPEDVKIIDKLPKTRSGKIMRRVLKARAQGLPEGDVSTLDE; from the coding sequence ATGATGGCAAAAAAGGAAATGGAAGGCGAAGTCTATTATCCGTCAGAGCAGGTTGTGTCGCAAGCCAATGCCAAAGATTGGGACACCATGGCTGAGCAAGCCTTGAAGAATCCGCAGGCATTCTGGGCGGCAGAGGCGGACGAGCTGGAATGGTATAAAAAGTGGGACCAAGTACTGGACGACTCGAACAAACCGTTCTTCAAGTGGTTCGTTGGCGCCAAGACCAACATTGTTCACAACGCCATCGATCGGCATCTGAAAACCTATCGAAAAAATAAACTGGCTTTGATCTGGGAAAGCGAAGATGGAAAAGATCATCGCACGTTCTCGTATTTTGCAATGAACCGCGAAGTCAGCCGCATGGCGAACATCATCAAAGCCATGGGCGTCGTCAAAGGTGACCGCGTCACCATCTACATGGGACGTATCCCTGAGATCGTGTTCGCGATGCTGGCTTGTGCGAAGATCGGTGCCATTCACTCTGTAGTGTTCGGCGGTTTCTCCGTGGATGCATTGCAGGGACGCATTGACGATAGCCAATCCAAACTTGTCATCACCATGGATAGAAGCTTCAACAATGGCAAAGTCGTTGAGCTCAAAAAGACCGTGGACGAATCACTCAAGCATTGTCCCACTGTGGAAAATGTGATCGTCGTCAAACGTGTGGACGAAAATGTCCCCATGGAGGCCGGACGCGATCACTGGTATCACGATCTATGTGCGCTCCCCATCGCCAACGGTAAATGCGCCACCGAAGTGATGGACGCGGAAGATCCGCTCTACATTCTTTACACATCGGGTTCCACCGGCAAACCCAAAGCCATCCTACACACACACGGCGGTTACATGGTCGGCACATACACAACATTGAAGTATGTCTTCGACCTCAAAGATGATGATCGCTGGTGGTGTGCGGCAGACCCCGGCTGGGTAACGGGACATTCCTACATTGTCTACGGTCCCTTGCTGAACGGTGCGACATCCTTCATGTTCGAGGGCGGGCCTACCTACCCATACCCGAACCGCTGGTGGCAATGTATCGAACGTTATGGGATCACAGTCCTCTATACCGCCCCCACCGCCATCCGTGGACTCATGCGTTTTGGCGAAGCCTGGCCGAACAAACACGATCTTTCTTCCTTACGCCTGCTCGGCTCCGTGGGAGAACCGATCAACCCCGAAGCATGGAAATGGTATCACCGCGTCATCGGTAAAGAGAAATGCCCGATCATGGATACCTGGTGGCAGACCGAGACCGGCATGTTCATGATCACGCCGACACCCACCGTCCCGCTCAAACCTGGCTCGGGCACGCGTCCATTCTTTGGACAGGAAGCTGAGATCGTGGACGAACACGGAAACCCCGTCCCAGATGGTTCCGAGGGATATCTCGTCTTGAAGAATCCCTGGCCTGCCATGTTGCGGACGATCTATGGAGACCCGGATCGCTACGTAACCCAATACTGGTCCAAGAACCCGGGCAAATACACCACTGGAGATTCTGCCAAACGCGACAAAGACGGCTACTTCTGGATCATCGGCCGCGTGGATGACGTCATCAAGGTCAGTGGACACAGGCTTGGGACGGCTGAAGTTGAGTCGGCGCTGGTCAGCCATCCCGCAGTGGCTGAAGCGGCGGCCATCGGCCTACCTCATGAACTCAAAGGGCAAGGCATCCACTGCTTTGTTTTGTTACGCACCGGCTTCACCGCATCCGCTGATCTGGCAGAGGAACTCCGTCAGCACGTAGCAACGCACATGGGAGCGATTGCCCGCCCCGAAGATGTGAAGATCATCGACAAACTCCCCAAGACGCGCTCCGGCAAGATCATGCGCCGTGTGTTGAAGGCAAGGGCACAAGGCCTGCCTGAGGGCGATGTCAGTACGCTGGACGAATAG
- a CDS encoding DUF1684 domain-containing protein, protein MATKKDQEYEAQVLQWQAEKYASRKSENGWVALVGLYWLNEGRNLVGSNPMCEVILPERAPTFVGIVELKGKTVRLTVAEGVQLKINGRLVQKAILKSSQEAKPSFITWNETLRMVVHEHAGKYAIRIWDNERPERFSLRPSSWFPVNKHFRIPARYTRYKKPLITNSPDADGTMVEDRIDGYVTFRFEGKTYKLDATEMEDRSLFIKFRDLTSKKETYPPSRYYYTEPVKSGKVTVDFNYSYSPPCAFTAYATCTFAPPQNDLPFRVEAGEIYRG, encoded by the coding sequence ATGGCAACGAAAAAAGATCAAGAATACGAAGCACAGGTTTTGCAATGGCAGGCTGAGAAATATGCATCGCGCAAAAGCGAGAACGGCTGGGTGGCACTGGTAGGTTTGTACTGGCTGAACGAAGGCAGGAATCTGGTCGGTTCGAACCCGATGTGTGAAGTGATTTTGCCGGAGCGTGCCCCCACGTTCGTTGGGATCGTTGAACTCAAAGGAAAAACTGTCCGACTGACGGTGGCAGAAGGAGTTCAATTGAAGATCAATGGCCGATTGGTGCAGAAAGCAATCCTAAAGTCCAGCCAGGAGGCGAAGCCCAGCTTTATCACATGGAACGAGACTCTGCGAATGGTCGTCCATGAACACGCGGGCAAGTACGCCATCCGCATTTGGGATAATGAACGACCGGAACGCTTCTCCCTGCGACCTTCAAGCTGGTTCCCGGTCAATAAGCATTTTCGCATCCCCGCGCGGTATACGCGTTATAAAAAACCGCTGATTACAAACTCCCCAGATGCCGACGGAACGATGGTCGAAGATCGCATTGATGGATACGTCACGTTTCGGTTCGAGGGCAAAACTTATAAATTGGACGCCACCGAAATGGAAGACCGCTCGCTGTTTATCAAGTTCCGCGACCTGACAAGTAAAAAAGAAACTTACCCACCAAGCCGCTATTATTACACCGAGCCCGTCAAAAGCGGAAAGGTGACGGTTGACTTCAATTACTCATACAGCCCACCGTGTGCCTTTACAGCGTATGCAACCTGCACCTTTGCGCCACCGCAAAATGATCTTCCGTTCCGCGTGGAGGCGGGAGAGATCTACCGTGGTTGA
- a CDS encoding DUF1684 domain-containing protein: MANEEYVRSVLNWRQEVDTNLRRENGWLSLAGLFWLRKGENIIGSDPDCDILLPARAPKRLGTFEFDGNHVKLNVELDTPVEVNGTSVKSSLLDTDEDDVPSFITFNDMRMVVVRRSKGIGIRLWDNTREARRTFPPRVWYPVNEAFRVPATYTRYETPRVVKMPDILGAILDEKMEGYVTFELNGKSYELVVSELSDHRLFVQFMDETNGNPTYPSGRYHYTDAHENGKLFLDFNKAYSPPCAFTDYATCSFPPQENHLHVRIEAGEKFPEHNH, encoded by the coding sequence ATGGCAAACGAAGAGTATGTCAGAAGTGTTCTGAATTGGCGGCAGGAAGTGGACACCAATCTACGCCGCGAAAACGGTTGGTTATCGCTGGCTGGTTTGTTCTGGCTTCGCAAGGGTGAAAATATCATTGGCTCTGATCCTGATTGCGATATTCTTCTGCCCGCACGCGCCCCAAAAAGGCTCGGCACTTTTGAATTCGATGGTAACCATGTAAAGTTGAATGTTGAATTAGACACACCAGTTGAAGTAAACGGTACATCTGTAAAGTCCTCATTGCTAGATACAGACGAAGATGATGTTCCCAGCTTTATCACATTCAATGACATGCGCATGGTGGTAGTGCGCCGCTCCAAAGGGATCGGCATTCGCTTGTGGGATAACACAAGAGAGGCACGCCGCACGTTTCCACCCCGTGTTTGGTATCCCGTCAACGAGGCATTTCGAGTCCCTGCAACGTATACGCGCTACGAAACGCCCAGAGTCGTCAAGATGCCCGATATCCTTGGCGCCATTCTTGATGAAAAGATGGAAGGGTATGTCACTTTTGAACTGAACGGAAAATCTTATGAGCTGGTCGTGAGCGAATTATCTGACCATCGTCTCTTCGTCCAATTTATGGATGAAACCAACGGCAACCCCACTTACCCATCTGGCCGCTATCACTACACTGATGCACACGAAAACGGCAAATTATTCTTGGACTTCAACAAGGCATACAGTCCGCCTTGCGCGTTCACTGACTACGCCACCTGTTCCTTCCCGCCGCAGGAAAACCACTTACATGTACGGATCGAAGCGGGAGAGAAATTCCCTGAGCACAACCATTAG
- a CDS encoding energy-coupling factor transporter transmembrane protein EcfT gives MNTKIKLFSYNTLNTPVHRLSGLTKLICFLLLTFAVMFSYDIRVILAVMVFSVAVLRLSQIKYSQIRLMIIYVLIFVLTNAVITFLFSPEEGVKIYGTRHDIANLYGEYKLTWEQVFYQVTKFFKYFSVIPFGIIFLLTTNPSEFASSLNRIGVNYKAAFAVALTLRYFPDVQRDYHDISQAQQARGLELSNKAKFTDRFKNSLLIVIPLIFSSLDSIELISNAMDLRGFAKSKTRTWYTSRNFTGLDYTALAISALIFIFTISVSVFINHSRFYNPFI, from the coding sequence ATGAATACGAAAATAAAACTCTTTTCGTATAATACTTTGAATACGCCTGTCCACAGGTTGTCTGGTTTAACAAAATTGATCTGCTTTTTGTTGCTAACCTTTGCTGTTATGTTTTCATATGACATTCGTGTCATTCTCGCGGTCATGGTCTTTTCTGTTGCTGTTTTGAGACTTTCGCAGATCAAATATTCACAGATCCGCTTGATGATTATTTACGTGCTCATCTTTGTGCTCACCAATGCAGTGATTACTTTCTTATTTTCCCCTGAAGAAGGCGTGAAAATTTATGGCACACGGCATGACATTGCCAATTTGTACGGCGAATACAAGTTGACGTGGGAGCAGGTTTTTTATCAGGTTACCAAGTTTTTTAAATATTTTTCAGTCATCCCTTTTGGAATTATCTTCTTGCTTACAACCAATCCCAGTGAGTTTGCTTCATCTTTGAACAGGATCGGCGTAAATTACAAGGCCGCTTTCGCTGTGGCTTTGACATTACGTTATTTTCCCGATGTACAGCGTGATTACCATGATATTAGTCAGGCACAACAGGCGCGTGGATTGGAACTTTCGAACAAGGCAAAATTTACTGATCGATTCAAGAACTCCCTGCTGATCGTTATTCCGCTGATCTTCTCTTCGCTTGATAGTATTGAACTAATTAGCAATGCCATGGATCTGCGCGGCTTTGCCAAAAGCAAAACCCGTACCTGGTATACATCCAGAAATTTCACGGGTTTAGATTACACAGCATTAGCGATCTCAGCCTTGATTTTTATATTCACGATTTCTGTATCTGTGTTTATCAACCACAGCCGTTTTTATAACCCATTTATCTAG
- a CDS encoding ABC transporter ATP-binding protein translates to MDKQTIIEFQDFSFQYFSQSEPTLHNVNLKINRGEKILIIGPSGSGKSTLGHCLNGLIPFSYKGEIQGSLKINGLETKEQNIFLLSKIIGTVLQDADGQFVGLTVGEDIAFALENDNVSNAEMHDRVKKVAAMVDMQSLLNSSPFELSGGQKQRTSLAGVMIDNVDILLFDEPLANLDPATGKAAIEIIDDIHKESQKTIVIIEHRLEDVLHRNVDRVIMINDGRIVADMTPHELVSSTLLTENGIREPLYITALKYAGVKVSTEMQPGHITTLKTELSRSAITTWYDAIRSEDQVNTNPSILKMENISFSYDGDRQILSNINIDIREGEMISIVGRNGAGKSTLSKLLCGFEKEDQGAILYKGENIKNRTIKERAEIIGLVMQNPNQMISKPMIYDEVALGLRLRNVPEEKIAEQVEKVLKVCGLAPFKSWPISALSYGQKKRVTIASILVLEPKILILDEPTAGQDFRHYTEIMEFLVEINKLGVTIILITHDMHLMLEYTPRAIVLSNGRKIADTAASVILTDTHVIEEANLKETSLFNLAQMAGIKDGTHFVQGFIDYERRMKNR, encoded by the coding sequence ATGGACAAACAGACAATCATCGAATTTCAGGATTTTTCGTTTCAATATTTCAGCCAATCTGAGCCAACCCTTCACAATGTCAACCTGAAAATTAATCGTGGCGAAAAAATACTGATCATTGGCCCCAGCGGTAGCGGTAAAAGCACGCTTGGACATTGTCTGAATGGATTGATTCCGTTTTCGTATAAAGGGGAGATTCAAGGCAGTTTGAAAATAAACGGGTTGGAAACAAAAGAACAGAATATTTTTCTCTTGTCAAAGATCATTGGTACAGTGTTGCAAGACGCCGACGGACAGTTTGTAGGCTTGACTGTCGGTGAAGATATTGCTTTTGCACTTGAAAATGACAATGTTTCCAATGCCGAAATGCATGACCGTGTAAAAAAAGTGGCGGCGATGGTGGATATGCAAAGCCTGTTGAATTCATCTCCATTTGAATTGTCTGGCGGGCAAAAACAGCGCACCTCGCTCGCCGGCGTAATGATCGATAATGTGGATATTTTGCTCTTCGACGAACCACTTGCCAATTTGGACCCTGCGACCGGCAAAGCCGCCATTGAAATCATCGATGATATTCATAAGGAATCGCAAAAGACGATTGTCATTATTGAGCACCGTTTGGAAGATGTTCTGCATCGGAATGTTGACCGTGTCATCATGATCAATGACGGCAGAATCGTCGCTGATATGACGCCCCATGAACTTGTTTCCTCCACACTTCTGACCGAGAACGGGATTCGAGAGCCTCTGTACATCACTGCATTGAAATATGCAGGCGTCAAAGTCTCCACCGAGATGCAACCGGGGCATATCACTACATTGAAGACTGAACTTTCTCGAAGCGCCATAACCACATGGTACGATGCCATCCGATCTGAAGATCAGGTAAATACGAACCCATCCATTTTGAAGATGGAGAATATCTCCTTTTCTTATGATGGTGACCGTCAGATATTAAGCAACATAAATATTGATATCCGCGAAGGAGAAATGATCTCGATTGTTGGCAGGAATGGTGCGGGCAAGTCTACCCTGTCTAAATTGTTGTGTGGATTTGAAAAAGAAGACCAGGGTGCAATTCTCTACAAAGGGGAGAATATCAAAAACAGGACGATCAAAGAACGCGCTGAGATCATTGGGTTGGTAATGCAAAACCCTAATCAGATGATTTCCAAGCCGATGATCTATGATGAAGTTGCGTTGGGCCTGCGTTTGCGAAACGTTCCCGAAGAAAAAATTGCAGAACAAGTGGAAAAGGTGCTCAAGGTTTGCGGCCTGGCGCCTTTCAAGAGTTGGCCCATATCCGCTTTGAGTTATGGACAGAAAAAGCGGGTAACCATCGCGTCCATTTTAGTGCTTGAGCCAAAGATTCTCATTCTCGATGAGCCAACCGCCGGGCAGGATTTCCGTCATTACACTGAGATCATGGAATTCTTGGTGGAGATCAATAAATTAGGCGTGACGATCATCTTGATTACGCACGACATGCACTTAATGCTGGAATATACGCCACGCGCGATTGTCCTCTCCAACGGGAGAAAAATAGCGGATACGGCCGCTTCTGTAATCCTTACGGATACTCATGTTATCGAAGAAGCGAACTTGAAAGAGACATCCTTGTTCAACCTTGCTCAGATGGCAGGTATCAAGGATGGTACGCACTTTGTACAGGGGTTCATTGACTACGAGAGGCGGATGAAAAACCGATGA
- a CDS encoding ECF-type riboflavin transporter substrate-binding protein, translated as MKELFKVNTRTIVATGLGAAIFALLFMYVKVPSPIPETSFQTAYGLGAFFATLFGPIAGALIAFIGHALSDAIQYGSPWWSWVIASGVAGFVFGFAFKRTNVEEGEFKTKDIITFNVIQVIGNAIAWIVVAPVLDILIYQEPVNLVFTQGVTAAIMNAISAGVIGTLLLIAYAATRTKKGSLSKG; from the coding sequence ATGAAAGAGCTTTTCAAGGTTAACACCAGAACGATCGTTGCCACTGGTTTGGGCGCGGCTATTTTTGCATTGTTGTTTATGTACGTTAAGGTTCCATCCCCCATCCCTGAAACCAGCTTTCAGACCGCCTATGGCTTGGGCGCTTTCTTTGCCACGTTGTTCGGACCCATTGCCGGTGCGTTGATCGCCTTCATCGGCCATGCGCTTAGCGACGCCATTCAGTATGGTTCCCCGTGGTGGAGCTGGGTGATCGCCAGCGGTGTTGCTGGTTTTGTTTTTGGCTTTGCTTTCAAACGCACGAACGTTGAAGAAGGCGAATTCAAAACAAAAGACATCATCACTTTCAACGTAATTCAGGTGATCGGCAATGCGATTGCGTGGATCGTGGTGGCGCCCGTGTTGGATATTTTGATTTATCAAGAACCTGTGAATCTGGTCTTTACACAAGGCGTAACTGCAGCGATCATGAATGCGATCAGTGCGGGGGTGATCGGCACTCTCTTGCTGATCGCTTATGCGGCGACTCGTACAAAGAAGGGTAGCCTGAGCAAAGGCTAA